Genomic segment of Tomitella fengzijianii:
GCGGCGCAGAACCGCGGGGAAGATGATCGGGGCGTGCGCCATGATCATCGAGATGACGAACCCCAGCAGCACGGCGTGCACGGACGCGTCGTAGAGCGGGCCCGAGCGCACGGGGCCGGCGACGACCCAGATCAGCGCGGTGACGGTGAGCCAGGCGTACCCCGCGAGCAGGCAGGCCGCCGAGAACCGCGGCAGGCCGGAGGCGCGGACAGTCTTCATCGCGATGTCGTAGCGCAGCAGCCAGGCCACCAGCGCCGCGAGCGCGAGCCCCAGAAGCGGATAGCCGACCTGGGGCCAGAGCAGCGTCGCGAGCGTGCCCAGGATGACGGCACCCGCGATCCCGAGCGCGTAGGGCTGTGCGCGCGGATCGGTGAGCGCCACGTGCGCCAGCTCCAGCCGCTCGCCGGCGATGGTGAGCACCAGGAACCCGACCAGCCAGGGCAGCAGCCACGGGACGTCGACCCCGCCGAGCCACAGTCCGGTCCCGCCCAACGCGAGAACGCCGCCGGCGGCCTGCACCAGCACCGCGGGCTGCGCATTGCGGCGCCACAGCGGGAGGTACACGGCGACCAGCGCGGCCGTGCCGACGACGAAGAGCACGGCACCGACGTCCCGGGGTGCGGGTGTCAGCAGCAGGATCGCCCCGCCGCCCAGCGCCGCCGGGGCGAGAAAGCCCCATGTGCGGCCCAGTGCCACCGCGCGCTCTACGGACACGACGGTGCCGACGAAGCCGAGCACCATGAGAACGCCGTGCAGCGAGGTGAGCGACAGGTCCCGGACCGGGGCGCCCACCCCCAGCAGCAGGAGTGCGGCGTCGAGCCCGGCGAGCAACGCGACGCCGCCGGGCGCCAGCAACAGCAGGCGCACCCGGCGGGTGGCCTGCAGGCCGTCGGAGCTCACGCCGGGTCCTGCGGTGCGCCCGCGGGGCCCTGCCCTCCGCAGCCGCAGCCCGAGTCCGTGCCGCCCGGGTTGTCGCGGGGCCGGACGGGGGTGATCTCCAGGCGGCACGCGTCCGGCTCGGCGAATGCGGTCAGCGTGCTGGCGTGCGGGTCTCCGCCGAACTCGGCGAGCGCGCCGCGCACGATGCCGCGGTGCACCGTGCAGACGACGTCGGGATAGGTGCGCGCGGCGTCGATCAGCGGGCATTGGCGCAGCGAAACGCCGTCGCCGCGGAGCGTGGGCGCGAAGCCGAGCTCGGTGAGCAGCTGCACCAGGCGCTGCTCGGGGGTGCCGGTGCCGCGGTGCTCTCGGGCGAGGTTGCGGCCCCACTCGACGCCCGCTGCGAGACCGTCGCGCTCCACGTCGGTGCTGACCCGCCGGAGGATCGACGCGAGCGACATCGCGAGTCCGGCGTAGTCGCGCAGCCGCGGATCGGCGTGCGGGGTCGCGGGTCCGGCGGAGTCCCCCGCGGCGTAGATCCACGCGGGGCGGCCGCGACCTCGCGGGGCCGCACGGCGCCGTTCGACGTATCCGTCCGCGGCCAGCGCATCGAGGTGCTCGCGCAGCGTGTTGGCGTGCAGGCCCGACTCCTCGGCGAGCTCGGATATCCGGGCGCCGTCCGGATGGCGCCGCAGCCGGTCCAGGACGGCGGCACGCTGGTCGGACAGGTGGGCGACGGGGGGCGGCGCCGCGCGGGGGCCGCGGTGGCGTAGCGCGGCCCTGCGTCCGGTCGGGCGGGCGCGTCCCGCCGGGCCTTCCCCGCCCGCCGGGTCCCGGTGCCCTCCCGGATCCGCATTATTAATCACGGAATCCACTGTAGTAAATTACGGGTGAGGAGGCCACAATGAGTCTGACCACGTACGGACAGCCTGTGACCATCTGCAGGCAAGACCTGATGCGCAGGCAGGACCTGAGCGCAGACAAGGCCTGACCGCGCGCGGACAGGCCAGGAGCGATAGCGGCGAGAGGACCCGGACACGATGACGACCAACGATGTGGTCATGGCGACCAGCGCAGACGACGCCCACGCGGTGGACGGGCTGCGGGTGCAGCATGCGGAGATCACCGGGCGGCTCGCGGGGGTGGCCGACGCACTGCGCGGCGCCGCGGGATCGGCCGGGCCGGAGTTCGACCGGGCGTTCACGGGGGCGCGCGATCATGTGGGCGGCGGCCTGCGCGCCTACCTCGACGCGGCGGACGACGCGATCTACGCGGCGGCCCGCACGGTCCCGGCGACGAGGCTGCTCGCCGAGGCGCACCGCGTGTCCGGCCCCGGGATCCACGAGCAGATCCGCAGGCTGGTCGATGCCACCGAGCGTCCCGAGGCCATCGCCGCCGCCGACGCGGTGTCCGCGCTGGTGCGTGCGCGCCTGGCGGTGGAGGACGAGGTGCTGCTGCCCGCGCTCGCGGGGGAGAAGGACGTGGACCTGGCCGCGTTGGCAGCGCGGCTTCCCGACCCGTTCGCGGGCAGCACGCCGCCCGCGGCGGGCGGGGCCGGCGGCCACGTGGGCTGCGCGTGCGGCGAGCACGACGGGCCGGAGGCGCCCGAGCTCGACGTGCGCGCGATCCCGCACGCGATCCGGCACGCGACGGTGTTCGGCGCCTTCGACGCCGTCCCGGCGGGCGGTTCGATGGTGCTGGTCGCGCCGCACGACCCGATCCCGCTGCTGCACCAGCTCAACGAGCGTGCACAGGGGCGCCTCGAGGTGTCCTACGAGGAGCGCGGCCCCGAAGCCTGGCGATTGCGCCTGGCGCGGATCTGATCGGACTCCCCGGGGCGGGGCCGGGACCGACCGCCATCGGTCCCGGCCCCATCCGGCGTCGCCCCGCCGGAGCAAGCGGAGTCAGCCCGCGATCTGCGCGCCGATCCGGGTCAGTTGCGCAGTGGCGGACCCCAGGCGGAACTCGCCGGTCTTGGCGGCGAGGAAGTACCGGTGCACGGGGTGGTCCCGGTCCAGTCCCACGCCGCCGTGCACGTGGACGGTGGTGTGCGCCACGCGGTGCCCGGCGTCCGCGGCCCAGAACTTGGCGATGCGCACGGCGTCGTCGGCGTCGAGCCCCTCCGCCAGCCGCCAGGCGGCCTGCTCGAACGTCAGCCTGGCGGCCTTGACGTCGATGAACGCGTCCGCCAGCCGCTGCGCGACGGCCTGGAAACTGCCGATGGGCCGGTCGAACTGTTCGCGTTCGCGCGCGTACTCGGCGGTCAGCTCGAGGGAGCGTTCGAGTACGCCGAACTGCTGGGCGCACAGCCCCACGGTGCCGTGCTGCAGGATGCGGGTGAGGACGGCCTGACCGTCGGCGTCGGGTCCGGGCCCGTCCACGGCGCCCAGCCGGGCGCCGTCCGGCACCGTGACCGCCTCCAGGTCGACGGCGGCGAGGCTGCTGTGGTCCGTGCCGTCCTGCCGGGTGATCCGCACCTCCGTCGCCGGCACGACGAACACGCCGACCGGTCCCTGGTCCCGGTCCGCGCCCACGAGCGTGGCCGGGACCAGCATCGCCTCGCACTCGTCGGCGAAGGGCACGGCGGTCTTGCCGCCGCTGAGCACCCAGTGACCTCCGTCCGCGCTCCGGGTGGCGGTGGTGGCGGGTGCGGACGGGTCCGCGGTC
This window contains:
- a CDS encoding helix-turn-helix transcriptional regulator, with the translated sequence MDSVINNADPGGHRDPAGGEGPAGRARPTGRRAALRHRGPRAAPPPVAHLSDQRAAVLDRLRRHPDGARISELAEESGLHANTLREHLDALAADGYVERRRAAPRGRGRPAWIYAAGDSAGPATPHADPRLRDYAGLAMSLASILRRVSTDVERDGLAAGVEWGRNLAREHRGTGTPEQRLVQLLTELGFAPTLRGDGVSLRQCPLIDAARTYPDVVCTVHRGIVRGALAEFGGDPHASTLTAFAEPDACRLEITPVRPRDNPGGTDSGCGCGGQGPAGAPQDPA
- a CDS encoding acyl-CoA dehydrogenase family protein — its product is MDFTRTEAQDDLAGLTRDICEKLSTPDRQQELDEVPGRFDSALHAALADAGILSAAVPAPAGGGFSILEQTAVLRELGRALAGTPYLPSIVMAADALATYGSPAHVELACRAADGETILTAALEESLTADPSAPATTATRSADGGHWVLSGGKTAVPFADECEAMLVPATLVGADRDQGPVGVFVVPATEVRITRQDGTDHSSLAAVDLEAVTVPDGARLGAVDGPGPDADGQAVLTRILQHGTVGLCAQQFGVLERSLELTAEYAREREQFDRPIGSFQAVAQRLADAFIDVKAARLTFEQAAWRLAEGLDADDAVRIAKFWAADAGHRVAHTTVHVHGGVGLDRDHPVHRYFLAAKTGEFRLGSATAQLTRIGAQIAG
- a CDS encoding DUF2249 domain-containing protein — encoded protein: MTTNDVVMATSADDAHAVDGLRVQHAEITGRLAGVADALRGAAGSAGPEFDRAFTGARDHVGGGLRAYLDAADDAIYAAARTVPATRLLAEAHRVSGPGIHEQIRRLVDATERPEAIAAADAVSALVRARLAVEDEVLLPALAGEKDVDLAALAARLPDPFAGSTPPAAGGAGGHVGCACGEHDGPEAPELDVRAIPHAIRHATVFGAFDAVPAGGSMVLVAPHDPIPLLHQLNERAQGRLEVSYEERGPEAWRLRLARI